One genomic segment of Candidatus Methylomirabilota bacterium includes these proteins:
- a CDS encoding tetratricopeptide repeat protein — MTKPHPERVYGMRELTRILTLTPKRAGQLRRLDLLRGDFGYTFRDLLALRAASALLDAGASVRQIKQALAALRRQDPGLEQPLAELRLVLDGERLLAESDRVRFDPRSGQLVLGLDSGGLEAAATATLRTGLVRPLAPPVEQAETWFERASEWDGDPAQWEDAIDAYRRVVTIDPTYAAAWNNLGLLLHRMGRHHQAEEAYRAALAQDPRCCEAVYNLGSLHEDRGAIEDAIEDYRTALDLSPDYADAHFNLAGALSRAGRGDEAVRHWQRYLELDAGSPWARIARAHLELVEPPEKGVSE, encoded by the coding sequence ATGACCAAGCCGCATCCCGAGCGCGTCTACGGCATGCGGGAGCTCACGCGCATCCTCACCCTCACGCCGAAGCGCGCCGGCCAGCTCCGCCGGCTCGACCTCCTGCGCGGCGACTTCGGCTACACCTTCCGCGACCTCCTGGCGCTGCGGGCCGCGAGCGCGCTCCTCGACGCGGGCGCGTCGGTGCGGCAGATCAAGCAGGCGCTGGCCGCGCTCCGCCGTCAGGACCCGGGGCTCGAGCAGCCGCTCGCCGAGCTGCGCCTGGTCCTCGACGGCGAGCGGCTCCTCGCGGAGTCCGACCGCGTGAGGTTCGACCCGCGGAGCGGCCAGCTCGTGCTGGGGCTCGACTCCGGGGGCCTCGAGGCCGCCGCGACGGCGACACTCCGGACAGGACTCGTGAGGCCGCTCGCGCCGCCCGTCGAGCAGGCGGAGACGTGGTTCGAGCGCGCCAGCGAGTGGGACGGCGATCCCGCGCAGTGGGAGGACGCGATCGACGCGTACCGGCGTGTCGTGACGATCGACCCGACCTACGCCGCGGCGTGGAACAACCTCGGGCTCCTGCTCCACCGGATGGGGCGCCACCATCAGGCCGAGGAGGCGTACCGCGCGGCACTCGCGCAGGACCCGCGCTGCTGCGAGGCGGTCTACAATCTCGGCTCCCTGCACGAGGACCGCGGCGCCATCGAGGACGCGATCGAGGACTACAGAACGGCCCTCGACCTCTCGCCGGACTACGCCGACGCCCACTTCAACCTGGCCGGCGCCCTCTCGCGCGCCGGACGCGGCGACGAGGCGGTGCGGCACTGGCAGCGCTACCTCGAACTCGACGCGGGCAGCCCGTGGGCGCGGATCGCGCGGGCGCACCTCGAGCTGGTCGAGCCGCCCGAGAAGGGCGTGTCCGAATGA
- the purH gene encoding bifunctional phosphoribosylaminoimidazolecarboxamide formyltransferase/IMP cyclohydrolase: VSDVTGFPEMLDGRVKTLHPKIHGGILARRDAPTHLEALAKHGIPPIDLVVVALYPFEATVAKPGVTLAEAIEQIDVGGPAMIRAAAKNHAGVGVVTDPAQYALVLDELRTRGGELSDATRYRLAQEAFRRTAQYDAAIAAYLRAPAATGAAPAASDELPARLRLDAERALALRYGENPHQSAAFYTPLDGPRAGLAAMRQLHGPELGYNNLLDFSAALGLLLEFEEPAAVVIKHMNPCGVALGASPGEAMARAKACDPVSIYGGIVGVNRTLDMAVVQELGGIFVEILFAPGYAPDALEELRRTKKKARVFEVPCDRASLPPRAVEYRSVWGGLLAQTADLTDLDPDALKTVSRRQPTAAELAALTFAWRVAKHAKSNAIVLATQGQVVGVGAGQMNRVDSARLAVMRAQELGLETRGSVCASDAFFPFRDGLDVVAKAGATAVIHPGGSLRDEEVVRAADEHGMAMVLTGIRHFRH; this comes from the coding sequence AAGCACGGCATCCCGCCGATCGACCTCGTCGTCGTCGCGCTCTATCCGTTCGAGGCCACGGTGGCCAAGCCGGGCGTGACGCTCGCCGAGGCGATCGAGCAGATCGACGTGGGCGGCCCGGCGATGATCCGGGCCGCGGCCAAGAACCACGCGGGCGTGGGCGTCGTGACGGATCCCGCCCAGTACGCGCTCGTGCTCGACGAGCTCAGGACCCGCGGGGGAGAGCTCTCGGACGCCACGCGCTACCGGCTCGCCCAGGAGGCCTTCAGGCGGACCGCCCAGTACGACGCGGCGATCGCGGCCTATCTCCGCGCGCCGGCGGCGACGGGCGCGGCGCCGGCGGCGTCGGACGAGCTGCCGGCGCGGCTGCGCCTCGACGCCGAGCGGGCGCTCGCCCTCCGCTACGGCGAGAACCCCCACCAGTCGGCCGCCTTCTACACGCCGCTCGACGGCCCGCGCGCGGGGCTTGCGGCGATGCGGCAGCTCCACGGCCCCGAGCTCGGCTACAACAACCTCCTCGACTTCTCGGCGGCCCTCGGCCTCCTCCTCGAGTTCGAGGAGCCCGCGGCCGTCGTCATCAAGCACATGAACCCGTGCGGCGTCGCGCTCGGCGCGAGCCCGGGCGAGGCGATGGCGCGCGCGAAGGCGTGCGACCCGGTCTCGATCTACGGCGGCATCGTCGGCGTCAACCGGACGCTCGACATGGCGGTCGTCCAGGAGCTCGGCGGGATCTTCGTCGAGATCCTCTTCGCCCCCGGCTACGCGCCCGACGCTCTCGAGGAGCTCCGGCGCACGAAGAAGAAGGCGCGGGTCTTCGAGGTGCCGTGCGACCGCGCGAGCCTGCCGCCGCGGGCGGTCGAGTACCGGAGCGTCTGGGGCGGGCTCCTCGCCCAGACGGCGGACCTGACCGACCTGGACCCGGACGCGCTCAAGACGGTCTCGAGACGGCAGCCGACGGCGGCCGAGCTCGCCGCGCTCACCTTCGCCTGGCGCGTCGCCAAGCACGCGAAGTCGAACGCGATCGTCCTCGCCACGCAGGGGCAGGTGGTGGGGGTCGGCGCCGGCCAGATGAACCGCGTGGACTCGGCGCGCCTCGCCGTCATGCGGGCGCAGGAGCTCGGGCTCGAGACGCGCGGCAGCGTCTGCGCCTCCGACGCCTTCTTCCCGTTCCGCGACGGCCTCGACGTGGTCGCGAAGGCGGGCGCGACGGCCGTGATCCATCCGGGCGGCTCGCTCCGTGACGAGGAGGTCGTGCGCGCGGCCGACGAGCACGGCATGGCGATGGTCCTGACGGGCATCCGGCACTTCCGCCACTAG